In Juglans microcarpa x Juglans regia isolate MS1-56 chromosome 4S, Jm3101_v1.0, whole genome shotgun sequence, a single window of DNA contains:
- the LOC121263735 gene encoding vesicle-associated membrane protein 711: MAILYALVARGSLVLAEFSATSTNASVIARQILEKIPGNTDTHVSYSQDRYIFHVKRTDGLTVLCMADENAGRRLPFAFLEDIHQRFVRTYGRAVLSAHAYAMNDEFSRVLSQQMEYYSNDPNADRINRLKGEMSQVRNVMIENIDKVLDRGDRLELLVDKTANMQGNTFRFRKQARRFRSTVWWRNVKLTAALILLLLVIVYVVLAFVCHGLTLPSCIK; the protein is encoded by the exons ATGGCGATACTCTACGCTCTGGTGGCAAGGGGATCGCTGGTGCTGGCGGAGTTCAGCGCCACGTCTACCAACGCCAGCGTGATCGCGCGGCAGATACTGGAGAAGATACCGGGAAACACCGACACCCACGTGTCATACTCTCAGGACCGCTACATCTTCCACGTCAAGCGCACCGATGGCCTCACCGTCCTCTGTATGGCCGACGAGAACGCCGGAA GAAGACTACCATTTGCGTTTCTCGAAGACATTCATCAGAGATTTGTGAGGACTTACGGCCGTGCAGTTCTTTCGGCCCATGCTTATGCCATGAATGATGAATTCTCAAGGGTTTTGAGCCAGCAAATGGAATACTACTCGAACGACCCGAACGCTGATAGGATAAATCGACTAAAAGGTGAAATGAGTCAG GTGCGAAATGTCATGATAGAGAATATTGACAAAGTTCTAGATAGAGGCGATCGTCTGGAATTGCTGGTTGACAAAACTGCAAACATGCAAGGAAACACCTTTCGCTTCAGAAAGCAAGCTCGTCGTTTCAGAAGCACGGTGTGGTGGAGAAACGTCAAACTCAC TGCTGCACTGATACTCCTGCTGCTAGTGATTGTTTACGTTGTGCTGGCTTTCGTTTGCCACGGTCTCACCTTACCTTCCTGCATCAAGTGA
- the LOC121263736 gene encoding 14 kDa proline-rich protein DC2.15-like → MAASKKLSATILVISLLFQYATFSSACGTCRPKPTPPAKCPNDTLKLGVCVDLLGLVNLQIGSPISSKCCALLAGLADLEAALCLCTAIKANVLGINLNVPLTLSLLVSACQKSVPPGFVCE, encoded by the coding sequence ATGGCTGCTTCCAAAAAGCTCTCCGCAACCATTCTGGTcatctctctccttttccagtACGCCACATTCTCTAGCGCTTGTGGCACATGCAGGCCAAAGCCAACTCCTCCAGCAAAATGCCCCAACGACACGTTGAAGCTTGGAGTTTGCGTCGACCTTCTCGGACTTGTTAACCTTCAGATTGGATCCCCTATTTCGAGCAAGTGTTGCGCGTTGCTTGCGGGATTGGCCGATCTAGAAGCTGCTCTGTGTCTTTGCACTGCCATCAAGGCCAATGTGCTTGGAATTAACTTGAACGTGCCCCTAACGCTTAGTTTGCTTGTTAGTGCTTGCCAAAAGTCAGTTCCTCCTGGCTTCGTATGTGAATAg